In Lacrimispora indolis DSM 755, a genomic segment contains:
- a CDS encoding O-antigen ligase family protein, translating to MSENNIDNGVALNSEIKLIGNAIAIFTVLLLTIFPLYYHDYYFDILVVKYKFFYITVISMAVILLLLITCMIIRDGNIRKLIKITYFSRFNLTDKGMIFFCIIATISTLQSDYKYESLWGNEGRCSGLFLLLIYGLVYFMISKGVRYSKWLVELFLFASMLVCLFGITDYFMLDIFGFKKNIASNQYNMFASTIGNINTYTAYVAMVMGISTVLFVSAKSLSKTIWYFACMIISFFAIIMGLSDNAYLAIGALFAFLPIWLFKNRIGVKRYILTLTTFLYVIYVVDFVNKVMPNHVLQMSGILEKLSGYSKLEYIVVAATIICCIIYLYDFTRKSNGEYGIKLQVSWAIFLAALFLCGLYVLYDANIAGHGERYGALGDYLVFNDEWGTHRGYIWKIGLECYGKQPLIHKIFGYGPDTFGVMILSSGRYAESLAKYNEYFDSAHNEYLQYFITMGPFGLASYVLILVGAGIQMVKNAIKDSYVMAILFAMICYAVQAVVNISIPITTPVFIVLIAVGVAGSRNVVSED from the coding sequence ATGTCAGAAAATAATATCGATAATGGTGTGGCCTTAAATAGTGAAATAAAATTGATTGGTAATGCAATTGCTATATTTACAGTCTTGTTATTAACAATATTCCCTTTATATTATCATGACTATTATTTTGATATTTTAGTAGTAAAATACAAATTCTTTTATATAACTGTGATTTCAATGGCCGTTATTTTACTACTATTAATTACGTGTATGATAATTCGTGATGGTAACATTAGGAAGTTAATAAAGATTACCTATTTTAGTCGCTTTAACTTGACAGATAAAGGAATGATTTTTTTTTGTATAATTGCTACTATCTCAACTTTGCAATCCGATTATAAATATGAGTCGTTATGGGGAAATGAGGGCAGATGTTCAGGACTGTTTCTTTTGTTAATCTATGGTCTGGTGTATTTTATGATTAGCAAAGGAGTTCGTTATAGCAAATGGTTAGTTGAACTGTTTTTATTTGCTTCAATGCTTGTATGTTTGTTTGGTATTACAGATTATTTTATGCTTGATATATTTGGATTTAAGAAAAACATAGCTAGTAATCAATATAATATGTTTGCATCTACAATTGGTAATATAAATACATATACTGCATATGTCGCTATGGTCATGGGAATATCAACAGTTTTATTTGTAAGTGCGAAGTCGTTATCTAAGACAATTTGGTATTTTGCTTGTATGATAATTTCGTTTTTTGCAATTATTATGGGCCTTAGTGATAATGCTTACTTAGCTATTGGAGCCTTATTTGCTTTTTTACCAATATGGTTGTTTAAAAATAGAATTGGCGTGAAGAGATACATTCTTACTCTGACTACATTTTTATATGTTATTTATGTGGTAGACTTTGTAAATAAAGTAATGCCAAATCATGTGCTGCAAATGAGCGGCATTTTAGAAAAACTTTCTGGTTACAGTAAATTAGAGTATATTGTGGTTGCAGCTACTATTATCTGTTGCATCATTTATTTGTATGATTTTACCCGAAAGAGTAATGGTGAATACGGAATAAAGCTGCAAGTTTCCTGGGCCATTTTCCTGGCAGCATTATTTTTATGTGGGCTGTATGTCTTATATGACGCCAATATTGCAGGGCACGGAGAACGCTATGGGGCACTGGGAGATTATTTGGTTTTTAATGATGAGTGGGGTACCCATAGAGGTTATATATGGAAAATTGGTCTTGAATGTTATGGAAAGCAGCCTTTAATCCATAAGATATTTGGCTATGGTCCGGACACCTTTGGGGTTATGATTTTATCGTCAGGGAGATATGCCGAATCGTTAGCAAAGTATAACGAATATTTTGATAGTGCTCATAATGAATATTTACAATATTTTATTACAATGGGACCTTTCGGCCTGGCATCTTATGTATTGATTTTAGTCGGTGCAGGAATTCAGATGGTTAAAAATGCAATAAAAGATTCATATGTGATGGCTATACTGTTTGCAATGATTTGCTATGCAGTGCAAGCAGTTGTAAACATTAGTATACCAATAACGACACCAGTATTTATCGTATTAATAGCGGTTGGGGTAGCAGGAAGCAGAAATGTTGTGTCAGAAGATTAG
- a CDS encoding sugar transferase, with the protein MSNYEQYKRLVRFAAGMVLIAIEMLLFAYVWVNFYNPKMEWPYVRLGHYFIATVYAFALFVFSNMYGALKLGYMKTYEAVYAQTLASICTNGLMYIPIVLLTKHFQSIIPLFWMTVADFFVIAVWSFLAIKLYRTLYPPRKVLLVYGERPISVFMDKINDRTDRFAIGESLHISVGEKVIRKKIKEYEGVVICDIPSHIRNSILKFCYGESIRVYATPKISDIIIRSAESLHFFDTPLILARNDGLTFEQRFIKRIVDLILSVSAAVLLSPIMLITALAIKLYDKGPVLFFQDRCTKDGKVFSICKFRSMIVDAEKEGISIPATDSDPRITPVGAFIRKYRIDELPQLFNVIKGDMSLVGPRPERIEHVILYTEEIPEFRYRMKVKGGLTGFAQVYGKYNTSAYDKLKLDLMYIQNYSFLQDIEIIFKTIKILFMKESTEGFSAEAATKIISETNDTVISAKSNESQE; encoded by the coding sequence ATGAGTAATTATGAACAGTACAAAAGGTTGGTTCGTTTTGCTGCCGGCATGGTTCTGATAGCGATAGAAATGCTGTTATTTGCCTATGTGTGGGTTAATTTTTATAATCCTAAGATGGAATGGCCATATGTGCGCTTAGGGCATTATTTTATAGCAACTGTATATGCCTTTGCCCTTTTTGTATTCAGTAATATGTATGGGGCGTTAAAGCTTGGTTATATGAAAACATATGAAGCAGTGTATGCCCAGACCCTGGCCTCGATCTGCACCAATGGACTTATGTATATTCCCATAGTATTACTAACAAAGCATTTTCAATCGATCATTCCATTATTTTGGATGACGGTCGCGGATTTTTTTGTTATTGCAGTCTGGAGCTTTCTTGCAATTAAGTTATACCGGACCTTGTATCCACCCAGAAAAGTGTTGTTGGTATACGGAGAGCGCCCGATATCCGTATTTATGGACAAAATAAATGACAGGACAGACCGGTTTGCCATCGGTGAGTCTTTGCATATTTCCGTAGGAGAAAAAGTGATTCGGAAGAAAATAAAAGAATATGAAGGCGTTGTCATATGTGATATTCCATCTCATATCCGCAATTCTATTCTCAAGTTTTGCTATGGAGAATCCATAAGGGTATACGCTACGCCCAAGATATCTGATATTATAATCCGGAGCGCGGAAAGCCTGCATTTTTTTGATACGCCGTTAATTTTAGCGAGAAATGACGGACTGACATTTGAACAGCGTTTTATCAAAAGAATAGTGGATTTAATATTATCTGTTTCTGCGGCTGTCTTACTTTCGCCTATAATGCTGATAACTGCTTTGGCAATAAAATTATATGATAAAGGTCCGGTGCTATTCTTTCAGGACCGTTGTACAAAGGATGGAAAGGTTTTTTCTATCTGTAAATTCAGGAGTATGATTGTAGATGCAGAAAAAGAGGGGATCTCAATTCCGGCCACGGACAGTGACCCCAGGATTACGCCTGTAGGCGCATTTATCCGTAAATACCGCATTGATGAACTGCCGCAGCTCTTTAATGTCATCAAGGGCGATATGAGCCTTGTAGGACCCAGGCCGGAGCGTATTGAGCATGTAATACTTTATACAGAGGAGATACCGGAGTTTAGATACCGAATGAAGGTAAAGGGTGGGCTGACTGGATTTGCGCAGGTGTATGGCAAGTATAATACGTCAGCATACGATAAGCTCAAGTTGGATTTGATGTACATTCAAAACTATTCATTTTTACAGGATATAGAAATCATCTTTAAGACAATCAAGATTCTATTCATGAAGGAAAGTACGGAAGGCTTTTCGGCAGAGGCCGCTACTAAGATTATCAGTGAAACGAATGATACAGTTATTTCAGCAAAAAGCAATGAAAGCCAGGAATAA
- a CDS encoding IS66 family transposase → MVNKGGRKAGSKSYMWVYWSGKLYDSLPSVLYEYQKTRNAGQPREFLKGYKGTCVTDGYQVYHTLENERENLEIAGCWSRTRRRFADTVKSLSKEKAKDTFAYQTLE, encoded by the coding sequence CTGGTCAATAAAGGTGGAAGAAAGGCTGGCTCCAAGAGTTATATGTGGGTGTATTGGTCGGGGAAACTATATGACTCACTGCCCAGTGTTCTGTACGAGTATCAAAAGACCCGAAACGCCGGTCAACCGAGGGAATTCCTCAAAGGGTATAAGGGGACCTGTGTGACAGATGGGTATCAGGTATACCACACCCTGGAAAACGAACGGGAGAATTTAGAGATCGCAGGCTGTTGGTCTCGCACCCGCCGTCGTTTTGCTGATACCGTCAAGTCACTAAGCAAAGAAAAAGCAAAGGACACGTTTGCTTATCAGACGCTGGAGTAG
- a CDS encoding glycosyltransferase family 4 protein, whose protein sequence is MNILHISPYYPSLETNHAGGVCMGKEIESLEKNHNVYILTFVASNYDKILAASEKREHCWYVIIHKWNRALHVMLEPFLPAYFAARTSFRFAAKLIYYIKRYHIEAVHAEYSSMGQYIGLIKKIFPLVKVHLIAHDITVQSYVRKKEGSRGLKRLYYEWEYKKVRLWEGRYCRSADEVLTFNEKDCRLLKDLYRIEKIRVLNPYYGIEDVHSKPSEKKRDVEYANICFLGQMGREENYLAAQRLIRIGYILKKIIPELNIYIIGNQPSEALKKEQNEFIHITGFVEDVDEYMRKAQVAVFPLTLGAGIKVKVLRSLALGVPVVTGRVGAEGIDEDGEVISLAETDEEYIDKVLKLVKDEKKCLELSRLSREYVKRNFSWVKSEKILKCLYEKE, encoded by the coding sequence ATGAATATACTGCACATCTCGCCCTATTACCCTTCTCTGGAGACGAATCATGCCGGCGGGGTATGTATGGGGAAAGAAATTGAAAGCCTTGAAAAGAATCATAACGTATATATTCTGACATTTGTTGCTTCTAATTACGATAAAATATTGGCTGCTTCAGAGAAAAGAGAACACTGCTGGTATGTTATCATTCATAAATGGAATCGGGCATTACATGTAATGTTGGAGCCATTTTTACCGGCTTATTTTGCAGCAAGAACCTCTTTTCGATTTGCAGCAAAACTGATTTACTATATAAAAAGGTATCATATTGAGGCGGTTCATGCTGAATATTCATCCATGGGTCAGTATATAGGGCTGATAAAGAAGATATTTCCCCTGGTAAAGGTTCATTTAATAGCGCATGATATTACGGTCCAGTCATATGTGAGAAAAAAAGAGGGCAGCAGAGGCCTCAAGCGCCTGTACTATGAATGGGAATACAAGAAAGTAAGATTGTGGGAGGGACGCTACTGCAGAAGTGCGGATGAGGTACTTACATTTAATGAAAAAGATTGCAGACTGTTAAAAGATTTATACCGCATCGAAAAAATACGTGTACTTAATCCCTATTATGGAATCGAGGATGTTCATTCAAAGCCATCAGAAAAAAAAAGGGATGTGGAGTATGCAAATATCTGCTTTTTGGGCCAGATGGGCAGGGAAGAAAATTATTTGGCGGCGCAAAGACTCATAAGAATTGGGTATATACTAAAAAAAATAATCCCTGAATTAAATATTTATATTATAGGTAATCAGCCGTCAGAGGCATTAAAAAAAGAGCAAAATGAATTTATTCATATAACAGGATTTGTTGAAGATGTGGATGAATATATGCGGAAAGCACAGGTGGCTGTATTTCCATTAACTTTAGGAGCAGGAATTAAGGTAAAGGTATTAAGGAGTCTGGCTCTCGGAGTTCCGGTCGTTACGGGAAGGGTAGGAGCGGAAGGCATCGATGAAGACGGCGAGGTAATTTCACTGGCAGAGACGGATGAAGAGTATATTGACAAAGTGTTGAAGCTGGTTAAGGATGAGAAAAAATGTCTGGAGCTATCCCGTTTAAGTCGGGAATATGTAAAAAGGAATTTCAGCTGGGTAAAAAGCGAAAAAATTTTAAAATGCTTATATGAGAAAGAATGA